One window of Nocardioides dongkuii genomic DNA carries:
- a CDS encoding SDR family NAD(P)-dependent oxidoreductase produces MADRLQDRTAIVTGGANGIGRGIVRAFVAEGARVLVVDVDEARGEELATELGDAVRFLAVDISQEANAAVIRDAAVSAFGAVHVLVNNAHASRQAPFVDTTMEMFALSFNTGFYPAFWLMRACYEDLKATRGSVINFASGAGLVGHPTQLTYAAAKEAVRAMSRVAAHEWAPDDINVNIISPLARTEGVERFLAEHPEREAALLRGAPLGRLGDPEADIGRTAVYLASDDASFMTGQTLMVDGGGVMLR; encoded by the coding sequence ATGGCCGATCGGCTGCAGGACAGGACCGCGATCGTCACCGGTGGCGCCAACGGGATCGGCCGGGGAATCGTCCGCGCGTTCGTCGCCGAGGGCGCCCGGGTGCTCGTCGTCGACGTCGACGAGGCTCGCGGCGAGGAGCTGGCCACCGAGCTGGGCGACGCCGTCCGCTTCCTGGCCGTCGACATCTCCCAGGAGGCCAACGCGGCGGTCATCCGGGACGCCGCGGTCTCGGCCTTCGGGGCGGTCCACGTGCTGGTCAACAACGCCCACGCGAGCCGGCAGGCGCCCTTCGTCGACACCACGATGGAGATGTTCGCGCTCTCGTTCAACACCGGGTTCTACCCGGCCTTCTGGCTGATGCGCGCCTGCTACGAGGACCTGAAGGCGACCCGCGGCTCGGTGATCAACTTCGCCTCCGGCGCCGGGCTGGTCGGGCACCCCACCCAGCTGACCTACGCCGCGGCCAAGGAGGCCGTGCGGGCCATGAGCCGGGTGGCCGCCCACGAGTGGGCCCCCGACGACATCAACGTCAACATCATCTCGCCGCTGGCCCGCACCGAGGGCGTCGAGCGGTTCCTGGCCGAGCACCCCGAGCGGGAGGCCGCCCTGCTGCGCGGCGCCCCGCTGGGCCGGCTGGGCGACCCCGAGGCCGACATCGGCCGGACCGCGGTCTACCTGGCCAGCGACGACGCCTCGTTCATGACCGGCCAGACGCTGATGGTCGACGGCGGCGGCGTCATGCTGCGCTGA
- a CDS encoding dynamin family protein — MTTSQGDTAGGAQMLTALVRLRGALQAAALPLDGPGVEEQRAARAALVDQLEDYVIPRVIAAEAPMLVVVGGSTGAGKSTLVNSLVGRRVTQPGVLRPTTRSPVLVHHPDDLEWFGQDRMLPDLRRVDHVTDDQDALQLVAADSVPRGLALLDAPDVDSVEERNRTLAAQLLAAADMWLFVTSAARYADQVPWEQLKAAAQRSAAVAVVLDRTAEDAVQTVSTHLARMLASRGLKDSPLFVVPDATVDDEGLLPPGHVAEIRAWLESLAADSGARDDVVSQTLEGTVRSIAQRTHPVADAAAQQAAAVAELRVDVEETYDDAAGALGRACVDGSLLRGEVLARWQDLVGTGELLRGLEDKVGWIRDRVVNAVKGRPQQADRVSVAIESALEVLVLERAETAAEQVAARWRAHPAGESALAGAAGLGRASRELRRAAERAARDWQQDVTELVRAQGADKRTAKFLALGVQGLTVALMVVTLDQDASSASSASSSSASGRALLDAVFGADVVAGLVDRARDRLELRTAGLLESERGRWTAYLDGLGVDPDLDTQLREAARRVDDARFAAQSGRNGPAHD; from the coding sequence ATGACGACCAGCCAGGGGGACACCGCGGGCGGTGCCCAGATGCTGACCGCGCTGGTGCGGCTGCGCGGCGCCCTGCAAGCCGCCGCGCTGCCGCTCGACGGACCCGGGGTGGAGGAGCAGCGCGCGGCCCGCGCGGCGCTGGTCGACCAGCTCGAGGACTACGTCATCCCGCGGGTGATCGCGGCCGAGGCGCCGATGCTCGTCGTCGTCGGCGGCTCCACCGGCGCCGGCAAGTCCACCCTCGTGAACTCCCTGGTCGGCCGACGGGTCACCCAGCCCGGCGTGCTGCGCCCGACGACCCGGTCGCCCGTCCTGGTCCATCACCCCGACGACCTGGAGTGGTTCGGGCAGGACCGGATGCTTCCCGACCTGCGCCGCGTCGACCACGTCACCGACGACCAGGACGCGCTGCAGCTCGTGGCCGCCGACTCCGTCCCGCGCGGGCTCGCGCTCCTCGACGCTCCCGACGTCGACTCCGTCGAGGAGCGCAACCGCACCCTGGCCGCGCAGCTGCTCGCGGCCGCCGACATGTGGCTCTTCGTGACCTCCGCGGCCCGCTACGCCGACCAGGTGCCGTGGGAGCAGCTCAAGGCCGCCGCCCAGCGCTCGGCCGCGGTCGCGGTGGTGCTGGACCGCACCGCCGAGGACGCCGTGCAGACGGTCTCCACGCACCTGGCGCGGATGCTGGCCAGCCGCGGCCTCAAGGACTCACCGCTGTTCGTCGTCCCCGACGCCACCGTCGACGACGAGGGCCTGCTCCCGCCCGGGCACGTCGCCGAGATCCGGGCCTGGCTGGAGTCCCTCGCCGCGGACAGCGGTGCCCGCGACGACGTCGTGTCCCAGACCCTCGAGGGCACCGTCCGCTCGATCGCCCAGCGCACCCACCCGGTGGCCGACGCCGCCGCCCAGCAGGCTGCGGCGGTCGCGGAGCTCAGGGTCGACGTCGAGGAGACGTACGACGACGCCGCCGGAGCGCTCGGTCGCGCGTGCGTCGACGGCAGCCTGCTGCGCGGCGAGGTGCTGGCCCGCTGGCAGGACCTGGTCGGCACCGGTGAGCTGCTGCGCGGCCTCGAGGACAAGGTCGGCTGGATCCGCGACCGGGTGGTCAACGCCGTGAAGGGCCGTCCGCAGCAGGCCGACCGGGTCTCCGTCGCGATCGAGTCGGCGCTCGAGGTGCTGGTGCTCGAGCGCGCCGAGACCGCGGCCGAGCAGGTCGCGGCCCGCTGGCGGGCCCACCCCGCCGGCGAGAGCGCGCTCGCGGGCGCCGCCGGTCTGGGTCGGGCCTCGCGCGAGCTCCGGCGTGCCGCCGAGCGCGCGGCGCGCGACTGGCAGCAGGACGTCACCGAGCTGGTGCGGGCCCAGGGGGCCGACAAGCGCACCGCGAAGTTCCTGGCCCTCGGGGTGCAGGGGCTCACGGTCGCGCTGATGGTCGTCACGCTGGACCAGGACGCATCCTCCGCGTCCTCCGCGTCCTCGTCCAGCGCGTCCGGGAGGGCGCTGCTCGACGCGGTCTTCGGGGCGGACGTCGTCGCCGGCCTCGTCGACCGGGCGCGCGACCGGCTCGAGCTGCGCACCGCCGGCCTCCTCGAGAGCGAGCGGGGGCGCTGGACGGCGTACCTCGACGGCCTCGGGGTGGACCCCGACCTCGACACCCAGCTGCGCGAGGCGGCCCGCCGCGTCGACGACGCCAGGTTCGCCGCCCAGTCGGGGCGGAACGGGCCCGCCCACGACTGA
- a CDS encoding aminopeptidase P family protein, whose translation MSEQTPETTEPRTESHDPAVPEAYSRFMRSGWGERELDLPRQPVAERAAERRARLAAMFPGERLVLPAGTYKVRSNDTDYRFRPDTAHTYFSGNQTTDAVLVIEDGDAVLYARPRSDRDTDEFFRDRQYGELWAGRRPSAREISDSLGIEVRHVSRLEEDLGGSAKTRVHRGVSADLDRMLAGDAGLDADLARVVSEMRLVKDDWEVAQLQEACDITALGFEDSVRDWAQVLQYGERWIEGTFFRRARAMGNDIGYDSIVGGGSHATTLHWIENSGPITPGELVLLDMGVEGRQLYTADVTRTLPVDGTFTPVQRDLYDLVHASQQAGIDAVRPGVPFADIHQASMTVLAHGLEGMGLLPVPAEQALDPENKTYARWTLHGTSHMLGMDVHDCGRAAPESYAKGTLEAGMVLTVEPGLYFQEDDLLVPEELRGIGIRIEDDVLVTADGSRNLSDSLPRTSADVEEWMGRHLR comes from the coding sequence GTGAGCGAGCAGACCCCCGAGACCACCGAGCCGCGCACCGAGTCGCACGACCCGGCGGTGCCGGAGGCGTACTCCCGGTTCATGCGCTCCGGGTGGGGCGAGCGGGAGCTCGACCTCCCCCGGCAGCCGGTCGCCGAGCGCGCCGCGGAGCGTCGCGCCCGGCTGGCGGCGATGTTCCCCGGCGAGCGGCTGGTGCTGCCGGCCGGCACCTACAAGGTGCGGTCCAACGACACCGACTACCGCTTCCGCCCCGACACCGCCCACACCTACTTCTCCGGCAACCAGACCACCGACGCGGTGCTGGTGATCGAGGACGGCGACGCGGTGCTGTACGCACGGCCGCGCTCGGACCGCGACACCGACGAGTTCTTCCGCGACCGCCAGTACGGCGAGCTGTGGGCCGGCCGTCGCCCCTCGGCGCGGGAGATCTCGGACTCGCTCGGCATCGAGGTGCGCCACGTCAGCAGGCTCGAGGAGGACCTCGGCGGGTCCGCGAAGACCCGGGTGCACCGGGGCGTGTCGGCCGACCTGGACCGGATGCTGGCGGGCGACGCCGGGCTGGACGCCGACCTGGCCCGGGTGGTCTCCGAGATGCGCCTGGTCAAGGACGACTGGGAGGTCGCGCAGCTGCAGGAGGCGTGCGACATCACCGCGCTCGGCTTCGAGGACAGCGTCCGCGACTGGGCGCAGGTCCTGCAGTACGGCGAGCGCTGGATCGAGGGCACCTTCTTCCGGCGCGCCCGCGCGATGGGCAACGACATCGGCTACGACTCGATCGTCGGCGGCGGCAGCCACGCCACGACCCTGCACTGGATCGAGAACTCCGGCCCGATCACGCCGGGCGAGCTGGTGCTGCTCGACATGGGCGTCGAGGGCCGTCAGCTCTACACCGCCGACGTCACCCGCACCCTCCCGGTCGACGGCACCTTCACCCCGGTCCAGCGCGACCTCTACGACCTCGTCCACGCCTCCCAGCAGGCCGGCATCGACGCGGTCCGTCCCGGGGTCCCGTTCGCCGACATCCACCAGGCGTCGATGACCGTGCTGGCCCACGGTCTCGAGGGCATGGGCCTGCTGCCCGTGCCGGCCGAACAGGCGCTCGACCCGGAGAACAAGACCTACGCCCGGTGGACGCTGCACGGCACCAGCCACATGCTCGGCATGGACGTGCACGACTGCGGCCGGGCCGCCCCGGAGTCCTACGCCAAGGGCACGCTGGAGGCCGGCATGGTGCTGACGGTCGAGCCCGGCCTGTACTTCCAGGAGGACGACCTGCTGGTGCCCGAGGAGCTGCGCGGCATCGGCATCCGGATCGAGGACGACGTCCTGGTCACCGCCGACGGCAGCCGCAACCTCTCCGACTCCCTCCCCCGCACCTCCGCCGACGTCGAGGAGTGGATGGGCCGCCACCTGCGGTGA
- a CDS encoding PrsW family intramembrane metalloprotease translates to MRGARRDSVAFTVLVAVLVCGGAAVMLLVLALSGAPDTLLVATTLAALPVVPLVACYLWLDRYEPEPRRLLLMGLLWGGFVATAAAILIQGVGGLVAGFTQEASLAVVAPVSEELTKGLFLLLLLWWRRAELDGVLDGIVYAGMVGVGFAFTENILYLAAAYDGTDGTGPGGTEALTATFVVRCLFSPFAHPLFTTFTGIGIGLAVGSRSGAVRVLAPLAGYGLAVLAHGLWNGATLFGFGSFALVYAVLMFPALVGLGVLAVWARHSERRMLIAALADASQRGLIPATDIGWVVDLQGRRHARAHARQWAGPAGERAMRDYQQAAVELGFLHHRFLRGTPPPDFAARGQEHVARIAAVRPSIAFPGQVVPTR, encoded by the coding sequence GTGCGAGGAGCCCGTCGAGACAGTGTTGCCTTCACGGTCCTCGTGGCCGTCCTGGTGTGCGGAGGCGCGGCGGTGATGCTGCTGGTCCTCGCCCTCTCGGGCGCCCCGGACACGCTGCTGGTCGCCACCACCCTGGCCGCGCTGCCGGTGGTGCCGCTGGTGGCCTGCTACCTCTGGCTGGACCGCTACGAGCCGGAGCCGCGCCGCCTGCTCCTCATGGGCCTGCTCTGGGGTGGGTTCGTCGCCACGGCCGCCGCGATCCTGATCCAGGGCGTGGGTGGGCTGGTCGCCGGGTTCACCCAGGAGGCGAGCCTCGCGGTGGTCGCCCCGGTGAGCGAGGAGCTCACCAAGGGCCTGTTCCTGCTGCTGCTGCTCTGGTGGCGGCGGGCCGAGCTCGACGGCGTCCTCGACGGCATCGTGTACGCCGGCATGGTCGGCGTCGGCTTCGCCTTCACCGAGAACATCCTCTACCTCGCCGCGGCGTACGACGGCACGGACGGCACCGGCCCGGGCGGCACCGAGGCGCTGACCGCGACCTTCGTGGTCCGCTGCCTGTTCAGCCCGTTCGCCCACCCGCTGTTCACGACCTTCACCGGCATCGGGATCGGCCTCGCCGTCGGCTCCCGCAGCGGCGCCGTCCGGGTCCTGGCCCCGCTCGCCGGGTACGGCCTCGCGGTGCTCGCCCACGGGCTCTGGAACGGCGCGACGCTCTTCGGGTTCGGCAGCTTCGCCCTGGTGTACGCCGTCCTGATGTTCCCCGCCCTGGTCGGTCTCGGCGTCCTCGCCGTCTGGGCGCGCCACTCCGAGCGCCGGATGCTCATCGCGGCCCTGGCCGACGCCTCGCAGCGCGGCCTGATCCCGGCGACCGACATCGGCTGGGTCGTCGACCTCCAGGGTCGCCGGCACGCGCGGGCGCACGCCCGCCAGTGGGCCGGGCCCGCAGGGGAGCGCGCGATGCGCGACTACCAGCAGGCCGCCGTCGAGCTCGGCTTCCTGCACCACCGCTTCCTCCGCGGGACGCCCCCGCCCGACTTCGCGGCCCGCGGCCAGGAGCACGTCGCGAGGATCGCGGCCGTGCGCCCCTCCATCGCTTTCCCCGGACAGGTGGTACCCACCCGATGA